In a single window of the Candidatus Celerinatantimonas neptuna genome:
- the fliN gene encoding Flagellar motor switch protein FliN, with the protein MSDEPQDQDEMADEWAAAMAESLGAEKVELEDFSEGDENPKKSLSEEEQHKLDAILDIPVTISMEVGRSNISIRNLLQLNQGSVVELDRVAGEPLDVMVNGTLVAHGEVVVVNDKFGIRLTDVISQTERIKKLK; encoded by the coding sequence ATGAGTGACGAACCACAAGATCAAGATGAGATGGCGGATGAGTGGGCTGCTGCAATGGCCGAATCTTTGGGCGCTGAAAAAGTCGAGTTAGAAGATTTTAGTGAAGGAGATGAAAATCCAAAAAAATCACTCAGTGAAGAAGAGCAGCATAAATTAGATGCTATTTTAGATATTCCGGTCACGATCTCTATGGAAGTCGGGCGTAGTAATATCAGTATTCGTAATTTGTTACAACTTAACCAAGGCTCGGTTGTTGAGCTTGATAGGGTTGCCGGTGAACCTTTGGATGTGATGGTAAACGGCACATTGGTCGCTCATGGGGAAGTGGTCGTGGTCAATGATAAGTTTGGTATTCGTTTGACTGATGTGATTAGTCAGACTGAACGAATTAAGAAACTCAAATGA
- the fliR gene encoding Flagellar biosynthetic protein FliR gives MNFPADVILNWLSLYLWALMRIAGLLMVMVPFGGRAVPARVRLLLSLTITLMVVPMLPPVHGIQLFSVRAFLIVIQQLLIGVAIGFITQLVMQTFVLAGQVIAMQTSLGFASMVDPTNGQNSPVIGQFYMLLATLIFLSLNGHLQLIRLITMSFKTLPIGEMGLSSLDFEKIAAWYSQLFYAALAMTISAIVAMLLINIAFGVMTRAAPQLNIFSIGFAVSMLFGLFILWLTVGNFLAHFEHQWWSARSLACSILKIHC, from the coding sequence ATGAACTTTCCTGCCGATGTAATTTTAAATTGGCTGAGTTTGTACCTGTGGGCATTAATGCGCATTGCCGGATTACTGATGGTGATGGTTCCTTTCGGTGGAAGAGCCGTTCCGGCTCGGGTTCGGTTATTGTTATCGTTAACCATTACTCTGATGGTTGTTCCCATGCTTCCTCCCGTCCATGGAATTCAGTTATTTTCAGTACGGGCTTTTTTAATTGTCATCCAACAATTACTGATTGGTGTGGCAATTGGTTTTATTACTCAGTTAGTGATGCAAACCTTTGTTTTGGCCGGGCAGGTTATTGCGATGCAAACCAGTCTTGGCTTCGCTTCTATGGTTGATCCTACCAATGGTCAGAATAGCCCCGTCATTGGGCAATTCTACATGTTGCTGGCCACGCTTATTTTTCTTTCATTAAATGGTCATTTGCAATTAATTCGTCTTATCACCATGAGCTTTAAGACGCTCCCTATTGGCGAAATGGGGTTGAGCAGTCTTGATTTTGAGAAAATTGCAGCTTGGTACTCGCAGCTATTTTATGCTGCTTTGGCTATGACGATTTCAGCAATTGTGGCGATGTTACTGATTAATATTGCTTTTGGGGTGATGACGAGAGCTGCACCTCAATTGAATATTTTTTCGATCGGCTTTGCGGTGAGTATGCTGTTTGGATTATTTATTTTGTGGCTCACTGTTGGCAACTTTCTGGCACATTTCGAACACCAATGGTGGTCTGCACGATCACTCGCGTGCAGTATACTTAAGATACATTGTTAG
- the fliF gene encoding Flagellar M-ring protein — MAGEGTDMPVNDDPALLAGPDDASLNLEENEQQSSRMGFLQNGDILRQVIMILALAICLALGVFLVIWAKQPEMRPIGSLTTPELVKTLDFFDQHNIHYKVEGKTVYVEAEQYQAIKLKMMRGGLTTTQAQSDGDSILLNNMGFGVSQRLEQERLKLSRERQLESAIEQIRAIAKAKVLLAIPRYNVFARESQKPSATVVVRLKNVNLGLKQNEIDSIVDMVASAVQNLTPNRVTVTDQNGQLLNSGSDTPAALQSRRELQVEQQREQQYKDKIDSILIPVLGVGNYTAQVDVTMDFTAFEQTQKMYNPDLPAIRSEMTVQDTSSGRNPLGIPGALSNQPPAKSDIPEKANEAKANQTHVSGRSHKEETRNFELDTTISHTRQQVGIVRRLSVSVAVDYVSKKGADGKVIRVPRSAQEIRDIRKLLEGGVGFDMTRGDTLEVVSVPFTRPAADHVTELPVWEQNWFWRAMRIAGAVLVLVVLILAVVRPMLNRLLSKEEEETDDTDLETALSAYDTSDDTELLTAEIGGPDFGIKDGQLKLPDMHRDEDLLKAVRALVSNEPDLAAMVIKDWVTNDGR, encoded by the coding sequence GTGGCAGGTGAAGGAACAGATATGCCAGTCAATGATGATCCAGCTCTCTTAGCGGGTCCAGATGACGCTTCTTTGAATTTAGAAGAAAACGAGCAGCAAAGTTCCCGGATGGGATTTCTGCAAAATGGTGACATTTTGCGTCAAGTGATCATGATCCTTGCTTTGGCTATCTGTCTGGCATTAGGTGTATTTTTAGTGATCTGGGCAAAACAACCGGAAATGCGTCCGATTGGGTCATTAACGACACCGGAGCTTGTTAAGACATTAGATTTCTTCGATCAACATAATATTCATTATAAAGTTGAAGGTAAGACTGTTTATGTTGAGGCCGAACAGTATCAGGCAATCAAGCTGAAAATGATGAGAGGAGGTTTAACAACCACCCAAGCTCAGTCTGATGGCGACAGCATCCTATTGAATAATATGGGCTTTGGGGTTAGCCAACGTCTTGAACAGGAACGATTGAAGTTAAGCCGGGAACGGCAACTTGAAAGCGCAATTGAACAAATCAGAGCTATTGCCAAAGCAAAAGTATTACTCGCGATTCCCCGTTATAATGTTTTTGCCCGAGAAAGTCAGAAACCATCAGCAACGGTTGTTGTTCGATTAAAAAATGTGAATTTAGGACTCAAGCAGAATGAAATTGATTCTATTGTCGATATGGTTGCTTCAGCTGTCCAGAATTTGACACCGAATCGGGTCACTGTGACCGATCAAAACGGTCAGCTGCTTAATTCCGGTAGTGACACTCCGGCTGCATTGCAAAGTCGCCGTGAGTTACAGGTTGAACAACAACGAGAACAACAATACAAAGATAAAATTGATTCGATACTTATCCCTGTCTTAGGTGTTGGGAACTATACCGCTCAGGTTGATGTGACAATGGATTTTACTGCTTTTGAGCAGACTCAGAAGATGTATAATCCTGACCTTCCTGCCATTCGAAGCGAGATGACGGTACAAGATACAAGTTCTGGTCGTAATCCATTGGGTATTCCCGGGGCATTATCGAATCAACCTCCTGCGAAGTCTGATATTCCAGAAAAAGCCAACGAAGCGAAAGCCAATCAGACGCATGTTTCAGGGCGCAGTCATAAAGAAGAGACCCGTAATTTTGAATTAGACACCACAATCAGCCATACTCGTCAACAGGTGGGAATTGTTCGTCGATTAAGCGTTTCTGTTGCTGTCGATTATGTGAGTAAAAAGGGCGCTGACGGTAAAGTGATCCGGGTTCCACGAAGCGCGCAGGAAATTAGAGATATTCGTAAATTGCTTGAAGGCGGAGTAGGGTTTGATATGACCCGGGGGGATACGCTCGAAGTGGTCAGTGTTCCATTTACCCGGCCTGCTGCGGATCATGTCACCGAACTCCCTGTTTGGGAACAGAACTGGTTCTGGCGGGCGATGAGAATTGCGGGTGCAGTACTTGTTCTGGTTGTCTTGATTCTTGCAGTTGTTCGTCCGATGCTGAACCGGTTACTCAGCAAAGAGGAAGAAGAAACAGATGATACCGATTTGGAAACAGCGTTATCTGCTTATGATACCAGTGATGATACCGAATTATTGACAGCTGAAATTGGTGGTCCTGATTTTGGTATCAAAGATGGTCAGTTGAAATTACCAGATATGCACCGTGATGAAGATTTATTGAAAGCCGTTCGGGCATTGGTTTCTAATGAACCAGATTTGGCTGCAATGGTAATAAAAGATTGGGTGACTAACGATGGCCGATGA
- the flhA gene encoding Flagellar biosynthesis protein FlhA, with protein MPDCLYISWSVGKLPFMELLNSLQRFRLQDIKKIKLKSIQGIGTPLLVLASLAMVVLPIPPFLLDMLFSFNIALSMVVLLVAVYTKRPLDFAAFPTVLLVATLLRLALNVASTRVVLLHGHNGPGAAGHVIEAFGSVVIGGNYAVGLVVFMILMIINFVVVTKGAGRISEVSARFTLDAMPGKQMAIDADLNAGLIDQEQAKKRRQEVTSEADFYGSMDGASKFVKGDAIAGILILMINIIGGFIIGVAQHHLSFSEAAQVYTLLTIGDGLVAQIPSLMLSIAAAIIVTRQNTEQDMGEAVQLQMLQNPRVFVIAAVILLIMGVVPGMPHLSFLSFALLCSVGAYWRYKFNIKQAEEAAKVTHDAENMPSTEPKELGWDDVQPVDIIGLEVGYRLIPLVDKSQGGELLSRIKGVRKKLSQELGFLIPAVHIRDNLDLGPNQYRISLMGITFGEADVFHDREMAINPGQVFGDVEGTPTQDPAFGLEAKWIGSELREHAQTLGYTVVDSATVVATHLSQLLTNQAAQLLGHEEVQNLLDMLAKSYPKLVEGLIPDTLTLSIVVKVLQNLLIEGVPIRDIRTIIQTLVEYGPKSQDPDVLTAACRIALKRMIVQELIGPESELPVITLSPELEQILHQSMQAAGNEGAGIEPGLAEKLQNSLSEAAQNQELVGQPAILLTSGILRSSLSRFVKNAIPGLRVLSYQEVPEEKQIRIVSSIGQ; from the coding sequence TTGCCAGATTGTTTGTATATAAGCTGGAGCGTCGGAAAACTGCCATTTATGGAACTGCTGAATTCATTACAACGTTTTCGTCTTCAAGACATTAAGAAGATAAAATTAAAAAGTATTCAAGGCATTGGAACACCACTACTTGTCCTTGCCTCTTTGGCTATGGTAGTTTTGCCCATTCCTCCATTTTTACTGGATATGCTTTTTTCTTTCAATATTGCTTTGTCGATGGTTGTCTTGCTGGTTGCTGTATACACAAAGCGTCCTCTTGATTTTGCAGCATTTCCTACGGTTTTATTAGTTGCCACATTGCTTCGCCTTGCTTTGAACGTTGCCTCAACACGGGTGGTTTTACTGCATGGTCATAATGGTCCGGGGGCTGCAGGCCATGTAATTGAAGCATTTGGATCGGTGGTTATTGGTGGGAATTATGCTGTCGGTCTGGTTGTTTTCATGATTTTGATGATCATTAACTTTGTTGTTGTGACCAAAGGGGCCGGGCGTATTTCAGAAGTAAGTGCCCGCTTTACGTTGGATGCCATGCCTGGTAAACAGATGGCGATTGATGCTGATTTGAATGCGGGATTAATCGATCAGGAACAAGCGAAAAAGCGGCGTCAGGAAGTGACATCTGAGGCTGATTTTTATGGCTCTATGGATGGTGCGAGTAAGTTTGTTAAAGGGGATGCAATCGCCGGTATTTTAATTTTGATGATTAATATTATTGGTGGGTTCATCATCGGTGTTGCACAACACCATTTATCTTTTTCTGAAGCAGCTCAAGTTTACACTTTACTGACAATTGGTGATGGTTTGGTTGCCCAGATCCCATCATTGATGTTATCCATTGCCGCTGCAATTATTGTGACCCGCCAGAATACAGAGCAAGACATGGGGGAAGCCGTTCAGCTACAGATGCTGCAAAACCCGCGTGTGTTTGTCATCGCGGCTGTCATCTTGCTGATTATGGGGGTTGTTCCGGGAATGCCTCATCTGTCTTTTTTAAGCTTTGCTTTATTGTGTAGTGTCGGGGCATATTGGCGTTACAAATTTAATATTAAGCAAGCTGAAGAAGCGGCTAAAGTGACTCACGATGCTGAAAATATGCCATCTACGGAGCCGAAAGAGCTTGGATGGGATGATGTGCAACCTGTTGATATTATTGGCCTAGAAGTCGGTTATCGTTTAATTCCATTAGTCGATAAAAGTCAAGGGGGTGAATTACTGTCAAGAATTAAAGGGGTGAGGAAAAAATTATCTCAGGAATTGGGATTTTTGATTCCCGCTGTTCACATTCGTGACAATCTGGATTTAGGTCCTAATCAGTATCGCATCTCTCTGATGGGAATTACATTTGGCGAGGCTGATGTTTTTCATGATCGGGAAATGGCGATTAATCCCGGGCAGGTATTTGGTGATGTTGAAGGGACTCCGACACAAGACCCTGCTTTTGGGCTGGAAGCAAAATGGATTGGTAGCGAGTTACGTGAACATGCACAAACACTTGGATATACGGTCGTTGATTCAGCAACGGTTGTCGCAACACATTTGAGTCAGCTGTTAACGAATCAGGCTGCTCAGTTGTTAGGTCATGAAGAGGTTCAGAATTTATTGGATATGTTGGCGAAGAGTTATCCGAAATTGGTAGAAGGATTAATCCCAGATACGCTGACATTGTCAATTGTTGTAAAAGTCTTGCAAAATCTGTTGATTGAAGGGGTGCCTATCCGCGATATTCGTACCATCATACAGACATTGGTTGAATATGGTCCTAAGAGCCAGGACCCTGATGTATTGACTGCCGCTTGTCGAATCGCCCTGAAACGGATGATTGTCCAGGAATTAATCGGTCCGGAATCCGAACTGCCAGTAATCACGTTGTCTCCTGAATTGGAACAGATATTGCATCAATCAATGCAGGCCGCTGGTAATGAAGGTGCTGGAATAGAGCCGGGACTTGCAGAAAAACTGCAGAATTCCCTATCTGAAGCAGCTCAAAATCAAGAATTAGTTGGGCAACCGGCAATTCTGTTGACATCGGGGATCTTACGCTCAAGTTTGTCTCGGTTTGTTAAAAATGCAATACCGGGACTGCGCGTTCTCTCTTACCAGGAAGTGCCGGAAGAGAAACAGATTCGAATTGTGAGCTCTATTGGGCAATAG
- the fliP gene encoding Flagellar biosynthetic protein FliP, which translates to MFVNRKWWWLFVLLVVAIPVSAKDSFLPALTVTTNPDGSQEYSVTLQILAMMTALSFLPAIVIMMTSFTRIVVVLAILRQALGLQQTPSNQVIVGIALFLTFFIMSPVINKINDTAVQPYLNNKLTSLQAFHEAEKPLHKFMLGQTRITDLQTFVEIANVKVKDPKDVPMQVLIPAFITSELKTAFQIGFMLFIPFLVIDLVVASILMAMGMMMLSPMIVSLPFKLMLFVLVDGWSLVMGTLAKSFGLS; encoded by the coding sequence ATGTTCGTTAATCGTAAGTGGTGGTGGCTATTTGTTTTACTAGTCGTCGCAATTCCTGTTAGCGCTAAAGATAGCTTTTTGCCTGCTTTAACGGTGACAACTAATCCAGATGGTAGCCAGGAATATTCTGTGACTTTGCAGATCTTGGCCATGATGACGGCTCTGAGCTTTTTACCTGCTATCGTCATTATGATGACATCCTTTACCCGAATTGTGGTCGTTTTAGCTATTTTGCGTCAGGCTTTAGGACTGCAACAAACCCCTTCTAATCAGGTGATTGTAGGGATTGCACTGTTTTTGACATTTTTTATTATGTCGCCGGTTATCAATAAGATCAATGACACGGCCGTACAACCGTATCTGAATAACAAGCTGACCTCACTACAGGCCTTCCATGAAGCAGAGAAACCGCTGCACAAGTTCATGTTAGGGCAAACCAGAATAACGGATTTACAAACGTTTGTTGAAATAGCCAATGTAAAAGTTAAAGATCCGAAAGATGTTCCGATGCAGGTATTAATTCCTGCGTTCATTACTTCAGAATTGAAGACGGCTTTTCAAATTGGTTTTATGTTGTTCATCCCTTTTCTGGTTATTGATTTAGTTGTAGCTTCTATTTTGATGGCAATGGGGATGATGATGCTTTCGCCAATGATTGTGTCATTACCATTTAAGCTGATGTTGTTTGTATTGGTGGATGGCTGGAGTTTAGTCATGGGGACCCTGGCAAAAAGCTTTGGCTTATCGTAA
- the fliI gene encoding Flagellum-specific ATP synthase, which produces MELCQTLNNLQVTELRSLPTVAGKLTRVVGLTLEAIGCRAPVGSLCRVETLDGQIEAEVVGFAEDKLYLMPSEQLNGVLPGARVTPLHEQHGIPVGPELLGRVIDGLGQPLDGLGDVVSSKTARLSSERINPMLRETIRQPLDVGVRAINSILTVGQGQRMGLFAGSGVGKSVLLGMMTRGTTADVVVVGLIGERGREVKEFIDDILGEEGRARSVVVAAPADASPLMRMKGCDTTLTIAEYFRDQGLNVLLLMDSLTRYAQAQREIALAIGEPPATKGYPPSVFAKLPRLVERAGNGCQGQGSITAFFTVLTEGDDLQDPIADAARAILDGHIVLSRELADSGHYPAIDIEKSISRVMPAVTVEEHQQMARALKMLYAMYQQNKDLISLGAYQRGADPRIDLAIDLKPHMDQFLQQGMKDVVNFDDSVESLQHLMQMAQQKSSN; this is translated from the coding sequence ATGGAACTTTGTCAAACCCTGAATAATTTGCAGGTTACAGAGCTGCGATCATTACCGACCGTTGCCGGGAAGCTTACCCGGGTTGTCGGGTTGACTCTGGAAGCTATTGGTTGTCGGGCTCCTGTTGGATCTTTGTGTCGTGTTGAAACGCTCGATGGTCAGATTGAAGCTGAAGTGGTTGGTTTTGCTGAGGATAAGCTTTATCTGATGCCAAGTGAACAACTTAATGGTGTTTTGCCTGGGGCCCGGGTTACACCTTTGCATGAACAGCACGGAATACCGGTCGGGCCAGAGCTATTAGGGCGGGTGATCGACGGATTAGGTCAGCCATTAGACGGCCTGGGTGATGTGGTTAGCAGTAAAACGGCCCGGCTAAGCAGCGAACGAATTAATCCAATGCTAAGGGAAACAATTCGTCAGCCATTAGATGTCGGTGTAAGAGCGATTAATAGTATCCTGACTGTAGGTCAGGGGCAGCGTATGGGATTATTTGCCGGGTCCGGTGTTGGTAAGAGTGTTTTGTTAGGCATGATGACCCGGGGGACAACGGCTGATGTGGTTGTCGTGGGACTGATTGGTGAACGTGGTCGGGAAGTAAAAGAGTTTATTGACGATATATTAGGAGAGGAAGGCAGAGCCCGGTCTGTTGTTGTTGCCGCTCCTGCCGATGCTTCACCACTGATGCGGATGAAAGGTTGTGATACCACGTTAACGATTGCTGAGTATTTCAGGGATCAGGGACTGAATGTCTTGCTCTTAATGGATTCACTGACACGCTATGCGCAGGCTCAACGTGAAATTGCTTTGGCAATTGGGGAGCCTCCGGCAACCAAGGGGTATCCACCTTCTGTTTTTGCGAAATTACCAAGATTAGTTGAACGGGCCGGCAACGGATGTCAGGGACAAGGTTCAATTACCGCATTTTTTACAGTTTTAACCGAAGGGGATGATCTGCAGGACCCTATTGCAGATGCTGCGCGGGCTATTTTGGATGGGCACATTGTATTATCGAGAGAGTTAGCTGATTCAGGCCATTATCCTGCGATTGATATTGAGAAGTCGATTAGTCGTGTTATGCCAGCTGTTACAGTAGAAGAGCATCAGCAAATGGCCAGAGCTCTGAAAATGTTGTATGCCATGTATCAGCAGAATAAAGATTTAATTAGTTTGGGAGCTTACCAGCGTGGCGCCGATCCCCGAATTGACTTGGCGATCGATCTCAAACCTCATATGGACCAATTCTTGCAACAGGGAATGAAAGACGTCGTAAATTTTGACGATAGTGTAGAAAGTTTACAGCACCTGATGCAAATGGCTCAGCAGAAGTCTTCTAATTAA
- the flhB gene encoding Flagellar biosynthetic protein FlhB produces the protein MADNDQERTEDPTAKRLSDARQKGQIARSKELGTALVLIGAAVALMMVGQQLAVAIATVMKTSFSLSREEVFDPHLMIHGIGSMLLLLLKPMGWILVIILFAAVLGNTLLGGIAFSWQAAQPKASRMSPLAGFKRMFGIQALVELGKGIAKVVVIGGVVWWLFVMKFQQILDLSMQTLPGSIANALHLLQWLFLLMVLSLLLIAAIDVPFQRWNHMKQLKMTKQEVKDEHKNIEGNPEIKGRIRRLQMEMTNRRMMADVPKADVVITNPTHYSVALMYDSEKVGAPILLAKGADEVAFKIREIAEHYDVPVLESPAVTRSLYNTTKIGQQIPDGLFIAVAQILAYVFQLEQYRKGRTSRPKAPSQDLPIPDELRY, from the coding sequence ATGGCTGATAATGATCAGGAACGCACAGAAGACCCCACAGCGAAACGACTCAGTGATGCCCGGCAAAAAGGGCAGATTGCTCGTTCAAAAGAGCTGGGGACGGCTCTTGTTCTGATAGGTGCTGCGGTTGCTTTGATGATGGTAGGGCAGCAGTTGGCGGTTGCTATTGCAACGGTGATGAAGACTTCATTTTCCCTGAGTCGAGAGGAGGTATTTGATCCTCATTTAATGATACATGGTATTGGGAGTATGTTGCTATTGCTCTTAAAACCGATGGGTTGGATCCTCGTTATTATTCTATTTGCAGCAGTACTTGGTAATACATTGCTTGGCGGTATTGCCTTTAGCTGGCAAGCTGCTCAACCGAAAGCTAGTCGTATGTCTCCTTTAGCTGGGTTTAAACGGATGTTTGGAATACAGGCGCTCGTTGAATTGGGTAAAGGGATTGCCAAAGTTGTTGTCATCGGCGGTGTCGTCTGGTGGTTGTTTGTGATGAAGTTTCAGCAAATTCTGGATTTAAGTATGCAAACATTGCCAGGATCAATTGCTAATGCGCTTCATTTGCTGCAATGGTTATTTTTGTTAATGGTGTTGAGTTTGCTTTTAATCGCCGCCATTGATGTTCCTTTTCAGCGTTGGAACCATATGAAACAGCTGAAAATGACCAAACAAGAAGTGAAAGATGAGCATAAAAATATAGAAGGTAATCCAGAAATTAAAGGCCGGATCCGTCGATTGCAAATGGAAATGACGAACCGGCGTATGATGGCTGATGTTCCTAAAGCTGACGTTGTGATTACTAACCCAACGCATTACTCAGTTGCATTAATGTATGATTCTGAGAAAGTAGGCGCGCCTATTCTGTTGGCAAAAGGGGCTGATGAAGTTGCTTTTAAAATCCGTGAGATTGCAGAGCACTATGATGTACCTGTATTAGAGTCACCGGCTGTGACCCGTTCGTTATACAATACGACTAAAATTGGCCAGCAAATTCCAGATGGATTATTCATAGCGGTGGCACAGATCCTTGCTTATGTTTTCCAACTTGAACAGTATCGTAAAGGGCGTACTAGTCGGCCTAAAGCGCCTTCCCAAGACCTGCCAATACCGGATGAACTACGTTATTAA
- the fliM gene encoding Flagellar motor switch protein FliM, with product MSDLLSQDEIDALLHGVDDIEEEETETVSDDGVVEFDFSSQDRIVRGRMPTLELVNERFARHMRISLFNMMRRTAEVSINGVQMLKFGEYVHTLFVPTSLNMVRFRPLKGTALITMEARLVFILVENFFGGDGRFHAKIEGREFTPTERRIIQMLLKLVFEDYREAWAPVMDVEFEYLDSEVNPAMANIVSPTEVIVISSFHIELDGGGGDFHIAMPYSMVEPIRELLDAGVQSDKEDTDQRWSSALSEEIMDIPVSISARLLEAELSIRSLLNMQPGDVIPVDMPENALVFIEDLPSFRAKVGCRGENLALKISEKLKRPESVKSDIEMVVARGRRKTDEEMGY from the coding sequence GTGAGCGACCTACTAAGCCAAGATGAGATCGATGCGCTGCTCCATGGCGTAGATGATATCGAAGAAGAAGAGACTGAAACCGTCAGTGACGACGGTGTTGTTGAGTTTGATTTTTCTTCGCAGGATCGTATTGTCCGTGGGCGAATGCCTACACTGGAACTGGTGAACGAACGTTTTGCCCGGCATATGCGGATTAGTCTGTTTAATATGATGAGACGGACGGCAGAAGTGTCGATTAATGGCGTACAGATGCTCAAATTCGGTGAGTATGTCCATACACTTTTTGTTCCGACCAGCTTAAATATGGTCCGATTCCGACCTCTTAAAGGGACTGCATTGATTACCATGGAAGCCAGACTGGTCTTCATTCTGGTCGAAAATTTCTTTGGTGGCGATGGCCGATTCCATGCGAAAATTGAAGGGCGAGAGTTCACGCCTACGGAACGGCGTATTATTCAAATGTTACTCAAGCTTGTTTTTGAAGATTATCGTGAAGCATGGGCACCGGTGATGGATGTCGAGTTTGAGTATCTGGATTCTGAAGTCAACCCGGCGATGGCGAACATCGTTAGCCCTACAGAAGTCATTGTGATTAGTTCTTTTCATATCGAACTCGATGGTGGCGGTGGTGATTTTCATATTGCAATGCCTTATTCCATGGTCGAGCCGATTCGTGAACTACTTGATGCCGGGGTCCAGAGTGATAAGGAAGATACGGATCAGCGTTGGAGTAGTGCTCTGAGCGAAGAGATCATGGATATTCCGGTGAGTATATCTGCTCGGTTATTGGAAGCTGAGTTATCTATTAGATCATTATTAAATATGCAACCAGGTGATGTGATTCCTGTTGATATGCCGGAAAATGCATTGGTTTTTATCGAAGACCTGCCAAGCTTTCGGGCAAAAGTTGGGTGTCGTGGGGAGAATTTAGCACTTAAAATTAGTGAAAAATTAAAACGTCCCGAATCGGTGAAAAGCGATATTGAAATGGTGGTGGCAAGAGGCCGCCGTAAAACTGATGAAGAGATGGGTTATTAA
- the fliG gene encoding Flagellar motor switch protein FliG gives MADDEKQYDLSNTTGTDMAAILMLSLNEDDAATIFRHLEPKQVQQLGMAMASMEDFSHDRVVAVHRRFIEDIQKYTNIGIGSEDFVRNALNAALGEDKAANLVDQIIMGSGSKGLDSLKWMDARQVASIIQNEHPQIQTIVLSYLEPEQSAEILSQFPEKVRLDLTMRIANLEEVQPAALTELNEIMEKQFAGQAGAQAAKMGGLKAAANILNYLDTNVEGVLMDSIRENDEEMAQQIQDLMFVFENLIDVDDRGIQTLLRDIQQEVLQKAIKGADDQLKEKILRNMSKRAAEMLQDDLEAMGPIRVSEVEAAQKEILSVARRLSDAGEIMLGGGGGGDEFL, from the coding sequence ATGGCCGATGATGAAAAGCAATATGATCTCAGTAATACCACTGGGACGGATATGGCAGCCATTTTGATGTTGAGTCTAAATGAAGATGATGCAGCGACTATTTTCCGGCACTTAGAACCGAAGCAGGTTCAGCAATTAGGGATGGCCATGGCTTCTATGGAAGATTTTAGTCATGATCGGGTTGTTGCTGTTCACCGTCGTTTTATTGAAGATATTCAAAAATATACCAATATCGGGATTGGCAGTGAAGATTTTGTACGTAATGCCTTAAATGCAGCCTTAGGTGAAGATAAAGCGGCCAATTTAGTTGACCAAATCATTATGGGTAGTGGCTCTAAAGGCCTGGATTCATTGAAATGGATGGATGCAAGACAAGTAGCCAGTATTATTCAAAATGAACATCCTCAAATTCAGACCATTGTCCTTTCTTATTTGGAGCCGGAACAATCAGCTGAAATTTTGTCACAGTTCCCTGAAAAAGTCCGACTGGACTTGACTATGCGTATTGCGAATCTTGAGGAAGTGCAACCAGCTGCATTAACTGAGTTAAATGAGATTATGGAAAAACAATTTGCAGGTCAAGCCGGTGCCCAAGCTGCGAAAATGGGTGGATTAAAAGCGGCTGCGAATATCTTGAACTATCTCGATACTAATGTGGAAGGTGTTTTGATGGATTCAATTCGTGAAAATGATGAAGAAATGGCTCAGCAGATCCAGGATCTGATGTTTGTCTTTGAAAACCTCATCGATGTTGATGATCGAGGCATTCAGACATTGCTACGTGATATTCAGCAAGAAGTATTACAAAAAGCAATTAAAGGTGCAGATGATCAGTTGAAAGAGAAAATATTACGGAATATGTCCAAACGTGCAGCTGAAATGTTGCAGGATGACCTTGAAGCTATGGGGCCAATTCGGGTGAGTGAAGTAGAAGCTGCGCAAAAAGAAATTTTATCAGTTGCCCGCCGTCTGTCTGATGCTGGTGAAATTATGCTTGGCGGCGGTGGCGGAGGCGATGAGTTCTTATAA